The nucleotide sequence AACTGATGGGAGAGAGGAGTGTCCCTCAAATCAGTGCCATAGCATTTTTTATTCTCATGAGGTGGATGCTTGCTCATACCATCTATGCTAACAGGAGTAAAGGTGAAATCTCCATATTTTGGATCGGGCGCACCATAAACTTGGAAGGGGAAATACGTTCCTCTTCCCACACTAATATCTGTTCCCTCAAAAAAGCATAAGGAAGGATAAAGCCTGATAGAAACATCATTTGGAAGATTTGGGGATGGCTTGATAGGCAATGAATAGTGCATGCTGTGTTCCCAGTTCGCCACAGGAACAACTGTAATGTCCGCTTTTAGCCCCCCTTTTAACCAGCCTTCCCCATTAATCATTTGCGCAAGCTCTCCCATGCTCAGGCCATGCACAACGGGTATTGGGTGCATGCCTACAAAGCTTTTGAATTTTGGGTCCAAAACTGGGCCGTCAATATAATCACCGTTAGGGTTGGGGCGGTCCATGATGATCAGTGGTTTGTTCTGTTCGGCGCATGCTTCCATGACATAATGCATCGTACTGATATAGGTGTAGAATCTCAGACCTACATCTTGGAAGTCAAATATAAGAATGTCCACATCATTCAAAACCTCAGGGGATGGCTTTTTATTGTTTCCATAAAGTGAGATTACAGGGATCCCCGTTTCCTCATCAATGTCATTTTTGATATGTTCTCCAGCATCTGCTTTTCCGCGGAAGCCATGTTCTGGTGCAAATATCTTTTGAATCTTAATATCTTGGGACAATAGAAAGTCTACCAAGTGTTGGTTGTCCTTTTGGGTCAATACACTGGTCTGGTTGGCCACTAAGCCAACACGTTTCCCCTTTAGCAAGGGCAGGTAGGCCTCAGGTTGGTCTGCAGCAGGTAGAATGACCGCTTTTTCCTTTGCAGGTTCGGACTGAATTTTCTCCTTCTCATTCGTTTGGTTTTTACAATATGCGAGGCTACCAACTAAAAAAGTCAATAGAAGTATTAATTTTAACTGCTTCATATTAATTTGCATTAGTATCTAAACAAAATAAAACACTTCATTGAACCTTTCCTACTTCATTGCTAAAAGAATTAGCTTTAAAAGAACAGGTGGATTTACCGGAACCATCCATCGCATTGCAGTAGCG is from Echinicola marina and encodes:
- a CDS encoding exo-beta-N-acetylmuramidase NamZ family protein: MKQLKLILLLTFLVGSLAYCKNQTNEKEKIQSEPAKEKAVILPAADQPEAYLPLLKGKRVGLVANQTSVLTQKDNQHLVDFLLSQDIKIQKIFAPEHGFRGKADAGEHIKNDIDEETGIPVISLYGNNKKPSPEVLNDVDILIFDFQDVGLRFYTYISTMHYVMEACAEQNKPLIIMDRPNPNGDYIDGPVLDPKFKSFVGMHPIPVVHGLSMGELAQMINGEGWLKGGLKADITVVPVANWEHSMHYSLPIKPSPNLPNDVSIRLYPSLCFFEGTDISVGRGTYFPFQVYGAPDPKYGDFTFTPVSIDGMSKHPPHENKKCYGTDLRDTPLSHQFTLKYLLEMYQKSGLKVKFFNNFFDKLAGTDKLKADILAGKSEDEIKASWQPSLEAYKAKREKYLLYK